One segment of Salvelinus alpinus chromosome 1, SLU_Salpinus.1, whole genome shotgun sequence DNA contains the following:
- the LOC139575068 gene encoding 17-beta-hydroxysteroid dehydrogenase 14-like: protein MSGSTLRYGDKVVIVTGGSKGIGRGIVRVFVENGAKVVFCARGVAAGQALEAELNRAGPGSCKFVPCDISKEEDIKRLISVTVEHYGQIDCLVNNAGWHPPHKPTDDTTADEFRDLLNLNLISYFLASKYALPHLRQRQGNIINLSSLVGSIGQKNAAPYVATKGAIIAMTKAMAVDESQYQVRVNCISPGNVMTPLWEELAGQTADTLATIKEGENAQLLGRMGTEAESGLAALYLAADATFCTGIDLLLSGGAELNYGYKSQVP, encoded by the exons ATGTCAGGCAGTACATTGCGTTACGGAGACAAAGTTGTCATTGTGACCGGCGGGTCCAAAGGGATTGGTAGAGGGATTGTCAGAGTATTCG TGGAGAATGGAGCCAAAGTTGTCTTCTGTGCAAGAGGGG tggCAGCAGGACAGGCTCTAGAGGCCGAGCTGAACAGGGCAGGGCCAGGGTCATGCAAATTTGTACCTTGTGACATCTCCAAAGAAGAGGACATCAAG AGGTTGATTTCAGTGACAGTGGAGCATTATGGTCAAATAGACTGTCTGGTCAACAATGCTGGGTGGC ACCCACCTCATAAACCCACAGATGACACTACTGCAGATGAGTTTAGAGATCTTTTGAATCTTAACCTCATCAGTTACTTCCTGGCCTCCAAA taTGCCCTGCCCCACCTGCGACAGCGCCAGGGGAACATCATTAACTTGTCCAGTCTGGTGGGCTCCATTGGTCAGAAAAATGCAGCACCATATGTAGCCACTAAG GGGGCGATCATTGCCATGACGAAAGCCATGGCTGTGGATGAGAGTCAGTACCAAGTGAGAGTCAACTG CATCTCCCCTGGTAATGTGATGACACCTCTGTGGGAGGAGCTGGCTGGACAGACTGCAGATACCTTAGCTACCATTAAAGAGGGAGAGAACGCTCAG CTGCTTGGTCGAATGGGGACAGAAGCTGAGAGTGGGTTGGCTGCTCTGTACCTGGCTGCTGATGCTACGTTCTGCACTGGGATCGACCTGCTGCTTAGTGGAGGGGCAGAACTCAACTACGGCTACAAGAGCCAGGTCCCATGA